The Juglans regia cultivar Chandler chromosome 1, Walnut 2.0, whole genome shotgun sequence nucleotide sequence CAGCAATAAAATTGGCACCTTGCATTTGTACTTCTACAGCAGTAGTTATGCCCAAACTATGAACAACATCTCTATTGGCTACTTGAACCTGAAtggactgatttttttttattgccaaAGCATACTTCTCAGCCACTGTAGTATCTACAAAATTATGGGTATTACCAGCGTCTATTAAAATGaccaccattttttttcttaatctgaCCCACAATCCTCATTATCTTAGGATTTGGAGTCCTTTCAATAGTTTGCAAAGAAATCGAAGCAATATCACAAAACTGCACTATTTCTTCATTATCCTCTACTTTATCTTGATCTTCAACAATTTCATCATTAAGAATATCCATACCctctaacaaataaatatttggtTTAGTGCATTTGTGACCTTGATGCCACTTATCCTCACAAAAATAGCAAAGccctattcttcttctttcttgcatttgtGCCTCAGAAACTTTTTGATAAGGCAATTTAGTATTAGGTAACACCTTAGGTATCCCTAGTATTGATCCTCTTGTAGATTGACCACCATGATCACTAGAAGTGTCCCTCCAAGATCTTCTAGTCGACCAAACATATTGTTCTTCTATCTTGGCCAACCCAAAGGCATCATTCAAGGTAGTGGGATTAAGCATCCTCACTAGTGGTCTCAATTAATCCTTCAAGCCACTTAAAAAACAACTGAGCTTGCTTTTTTTAGAAACCCCtttaattctatttgaaagcaACTTAAATTCTGCCTTATAAGCAGTGACAAAATTAACTTGTTTCAAATGTGTCAATGCCTCCATTGGATCAATCTAACTTGGACAACTTGTGTGAATTCTTTCCAAGAATGGAAAGTGTTTGCTTCACTAGCATCTTGAAACTATATAAGAGCTTCTTCATCCATATGAAATGAAGCCAAACAAATTCTTTGGCCAAGAGGAATTTGatgatacaaaaaatattggtttGCCGTACATATCCATGCTGCAAGGTTCTTACCAAAAACTCTTGGAAAGTTAAGTTTAATGCCTTTAGCAAAGGATATGTCACTCATGTCTCGAGTATGCACCTCACCCATTTCTTCATGATTATCGCCATCTCTACCTCCACGTTGATTGTCCTGATTATTTCTTGCATTCTGTCCATTATCCTAAGAATTGTTGCAAGAAATTCTTGATATATGCTGCAAAAGCTTTGAGAACCTCTTTTCTTGATTCTCCCTTTCAAGTCTTGCCACTTCTTGCTATTGAAATAAGATGGAAATCGTATCCTCTATCTGTTTTTGTTGCCTTTCTTGTTGCTGTCTGACTTGGTTAACTGCATCCACAATCTATGTGTAAGATCTTGTACATTTTGCCATTACTACTGACTACTAATACCAACTGTGATGGACCCTTTTGCTGTATATGGAATTCGACTACTTCGAGGGAGTCTGCCTCCAAAAATGTGATaaagaattagagagagaaaaagtaaatgtgtgtgtgtgtgagagagagagagagagagagagagagagacagaggaaTTGCACTTGAATACCAAAGTTGGCCTCAACCCCAACTCATGGCTGCCTTTTTACTGAATTTGTGAGATGAACATATACAAGAAGGGTTAAACGACTATGTTTAACCTCCTGAGACCCAACGACTATTTCGTTTACCCTTCATTAAAGGAAACGACACTGTATAACTATTGACTGACTAAAATAACTACCAATTCATTAAAGCAAACGATACCGTATTCATCCTTTATTAACTAACAAGATTGTCGGCTTCTTTTTATTCTTCTGCACTTCATCACAACACCCTTCACAATTCACACTGCACTTCATCACTTTTCAGGCACATAACAAACAATTAATCACTGCATGGTTGATGGGATCTCCATTGTGGATTTTTGTCAATTCATGTGTTGAAACAACAGACAATGATATACTAGTGCTCTTGATGTAAGTACTCTtaggtgaggtttggatagtaaattgagatgaaatgagttgagctgaaagttgaataaaatattgttaaaatattattttttaatattattattattttgagttttgaaaaagttgaattgtttattatatttcttgtgaaaatttaaaaaagttgtaatgattagatgagatgagttgaaatcaattctaaatccaaacaaggCTTAAGTTTCACCCGCCATTGCCAAAGGGCTGGCTTATTTTGACGATGAAaggccatttttctttttgcatggTAGAGCTGGTTCATAATGCTACAAGTTTCAATGCCACGGTCATGGATTATAAGTTGGTATGAGAGGTATCAAGGACGAGGCTTTGTAGTTTGTACGACTCCAAGCAGTCTTGATTAACTAAGCGCATGGACTATTTTTTCCTCTGAACCAGACAGAGACTTGAGAAGGGGGAGGCACCTTGCAGAAAGGCGAGGGTTCGTCTCTCCCACATGGAAAGAAGTTAAGAAAGGCATCTTTATTTTGGTTCTGGGCTTCCAAGTTTCTGCTATGCATGCACTTGCAGGTCTGAGCATAATTATGCGAGTAATATCTGAATTGATATTACACATTGCATGATTTACTTCGCCCACATTATTCAATCAATCACACTCTGGATATTTAACCAAATTATCGGAGCATCCAGAATAATAGAACTTCGTAACACAACAAATCATCCactgaaaagagaaaaagttaaaagaaacgCGAGTAGGCTGGCTGTAAGCATCCAGAATAATAGTATGCAGAGCTCTTTGCCACTCACGAGGCCTCGCCGCTGAGATCTCCCCAACGAACATTGTGTTTTGCAGCAAGATAATGTGCTCCAACTGGTCCTCTACTACCATATGGGTAGAGCTCTGGAACAATCTTCTTCTGTTCAAGTTCCTTCAACAAGGGAGTAAATAGCGCCCAGGCAGCATCAAGCTCATCACTTCTAATAAACAACCTTCGCTCCCCTTCGACTGCATCTAAGAGTAGCCGCTCATATGCATCCGGAATTTCCCTTGAATACCTGCAAATCGAAACCACATCCTAACTAAGGTCTTAATAGCAACTAAAAAATCCATGATGTTGCAATAGTCTTAGACAAATGTATCCTACTCAAACTTTAACTATCACGAACCACCATGGTTCGTGCATCACGaaattatattgtatatttCTAGGAAAACTCCTAGGCCTAAGAATATATACTGGTATAAATGAGAAAATCAATGCATAACACATTGCCTTAAAAGATAAAGTATGAACCTCGGAATGTACAGTAACTCAACAAATACTTCTCTTTCAACCTCCATAATTAAGGTCTTGAAGGTTGGAAAATAGTTATGAGCATGGGAAAATTTTAGTCTGATAATCGACATGTCTGTTAGAATATAAGAGAACAAATAGTCAAAAAAATGTCTTCATTATTCTCATACCTTGCTCGGTAAAGCAAATTTAGGTCACTGCGATCTAATCTCATTCCAAGACCAGGAACTTTGTTATTGATCTTCAAATAAATGGCTTCATCAGGTTGTACACGAAGCACAAGCTCATTTGTGGCCTTATCTAAGTCGGTTCCAAAGTTTCGTTTATACAAGTTACCAGGGACGTGCCTGAACTGAACTCTGATCTCTGCTCTGGAGTTCCATTGCAACAAAACTTTTCAGATCATACAATTATTAAACCTCAACAACATACAAGAGCATACTCAATAGAAAAGCTTCTCATCAAcaagtttttttataatacCGCTTAGTATGGAGAGCCTTGCCAGCTTTCATCAGGAAAGGAACCCCATCCCATCTGGCATTATTTATAAAGAGAGCTGCTGCTGCAAAGGTTGGAGTAAGACTGTTATTTGGTACAGTTGGGTCATCTATATAAGCAGGATATGATTTTCCGCCCTTGCTGTGGCCCTTATATTGACCAACAGCTACATCGTCAAGCTGCAGTGGTCTCATTGACCTTAGGACCTTAACCTGAAATCAAGACCATGCTCACTGGTCAGTATTATGATCTCCTCACAAATGAAGGCACTCTTTTGCAAGACACCTCTAGaaacttctatatttattttcgGTTAGACATAGAACGGGGATGGAGGGGTGGTTAGGAGTAATGCTAAAGGTCATCAATACTTTTTTGACTGGTTTGTAAGCTAGGTCTTCAGAAAGGAAGTGATAGATATCAGAGAAGAAAAAACTAACACCACAATCTTGATGGTCGACTTCAAAGCAACAAAAGATAATACCTTTTCGTTCCTGATATCCTCAGCATCTAAGCTGACAGGAGTCTCCATTGCAAAAAGTGCTAGTATTTGCAGAAGATGATTTTGCATAATATCTCGTATTATTCCATAGTTATCAAAGTATctgagaaattgaacaaaaacaaGCAGGTGCTCATTGCCTGAGAAAGATTAATGTAACTTCATTTCTCTTATCATCATTTAATATTTGGTGCTCACCCCCCTCGTCCTTCTGTACCAAAATCTTCAGAAAATATAAGTTGCACACTGCGGATGAAGTTTCGGGACCATAGAGGTTCAAAAACAAGATTTGAGAAGCGAAGCACTGAGAGATTCTCAACAAGCTCCTTGCCCAAGTAGTGGTCAATCCTGGAAATCATCAGCAAGATCAAGATTTTCTCACTAATTCTATATGTCTATCAAAAGCAACAAATAAAAATGTACCTGAATATTTGGTCTTCAGTTAGGTACAGTTTCAGGCATCTTGTCAGCTCACCAGATGACTCTGAATCACGACCAAATGGCTTTTCAACAATGACCCTTGTCCACCCACTTGTAGAAGAAGCCCTAAGGCTAGCACATTTTACAACATCGACAAATATGTTCGGAGGTATTGACAAGTAAAATAACCTATTTGATAGTTTTCCAGCCTGAAAGAAAGCACGGCCAGAGAGTCACAACACCAAAAAGGGTAAGCCTTGGGAACAAACAAAGAGATTCAGCTAAGATCACAGGAATATTCTGTGAATTATGCTAATGCAATAAATtaggaaacaaaaataaacagcTTGTTTCTGCTAAGTTTAAATTAGTAGACATTGGAATTctgttcatctctctctctctctctctctctctctctcctctggtTGAAAATGGGTATAAAATAGCAGGTCAACACCTGCTGAAACATATGAATAGATTACAATTACCATTCACTATAGTTAGGACAAACAGAGACGAGAAACAATGATAAGGGATTTAATCTAGCATCAGAGTTACCTCTTTCTCCTGCAACTTTCTGTTTAATTCTGCAAAATGCTCCTCAGAATTATATTGTCCAGAATGGTAGAAGCATCTTTTCAAGAACCGATCCATTTTTTCTTCACAATTTTCCCTGTAAGTTCTTGCTGTGTATCAATATATCTACcatgaaaaaaacaaagtacATTGTTGCATGTGGATGATGGTTTAGAAATATAGAACACCTCTGATCAATTCTGCAAGTTAAGGTTCTGCTAATCATGTTCCGTAGCTCCTCATCAGTCATTTTGGTCCGAGCATAACCAAACACTATAAAATTCTGCATAGAGATAATTGaacaataaataattgtaaTTGGTAAGCCATTGTCAaacattttaatcttttatttatttatttatttttatctatttgacATAGCCAggcaacaaataaatatttaagaagcAATAGGAGAAAGGAACCTCAGGTAGCCAATCTTCATAATAAAGAGCAAAAAGTGCTGGAAATATCTTCTTTTTGGCAAGGTCTCCTGAAGCGCCAACAACGGTTATGCTGAGTTGAGGTCCTAGATTTTCTGATTGTGAAAATGGAAGGGATTCCTCTTTCCCTTGAGGCTCCATATCATTTTTGGCCAGAGGAACTCCAGATGTACCTACTCTAAAATCCAatctaaaattgaattttaagaTGCTAAACAAAGAAAACAGATGCATAAATGGAATGCCAACATAGGGATAAGCAAGATAAACAAACCAAATACATTCCTAATCTTCAAAAGCAAATACCTTCTCGACCACTTGCTGGAATTGTTATCAGTACATGTATTCAGGATCACATGCTATTTTGTGGCCAATAAACCAGCACAGATGAAACTTCAGAAGTTAAAAGGCTAGAACTTTCTGCCTCTAcaagtttaaaagtttaaaactttattatttGTGGAAAAGTTTACTAAGTAACAACTGTTCAGCTAAATTGCAAACGGTTAGTAATCCAACAAGTATTCCCCATTATCATTGTGAATGAAGGGTCTTCTATCCTAAGGTTGAAGACTCCATCTCAGATACTTCCACAAATCCAATGCCAGTGAAAGAACGCTTATGAGTGATATAGCATACAGAAGGCACCTAACAAGACAATTCCAAATTAACTGACAATCTGAAACCAATTCAACAAAACCATAAGAGAAcccacacaaacacacacacacatctgtaatgaaaaaaataccaaGAAGTGGGAAACAGAAAACCAATAATCAAGTtgggaagaaaaaaacataCGCGAGGAAAGCtaattattcaaaagaaaaagaaaaagaaaaagagggacgGTACATATCGGTTTAAAGAGGAAAAATTCTACCATCTACCCAGGAAAAAacgaaaaggaaagaaaaactctaCCATCTTGCAAAGAAACAGCATTGAGCGGATGCCCATTTGAGGATTTAAGCTGAAAGTGCTTTCTGGGACGGATTCTTGGACGAATCAGCGAGATCCATGTGCAAGAATGTGATTTTCTTGGCAAAATGTGAAATCTACTAAATAGATGTGTCTCATTCTTGAACGAAGAGGGTGTGAAggtggttgaagaagaagagcaaTAACTAAACTGAGTAGCCATGCAAATTGCGTCGGACAAAAATTAAGCTCAGTTTTCAGCAATTATGAGAGAGGTATATATGCAATATAGATCTTATTTGCGAGGAAAGAATTTTGGATACATCTGGCTATCTACAACCAAATGAAGAATAGATAATAAGCTGGCCTTTTGAGTTGTTGAAGAGACGCCGATCAGTGAAACCACCACGCAACTAATCAAATCAAAGTACCAATCTTGTTTGTGCGGTCAAGGATTTTCTAAAAACACAATACGACCGTTTGTTAACtttacaaaacaataaaatacagGATTACAAAAGGAGGCTGC carries:
- the LOC108982085 gene encoding glucose-6-phosphate 1-dehydrogenase, chloroplastic isoform X3 encodes the protein MEPQGKEESLPFSQSENLGPQLSITVVGASGDLAKKKIFPALFALYYEDWLPENFIVFGYARTKMTDEELRNMISRTLTCRIDQRENCEEKMDRFLKRCFYHSGQYNSEEHFAELNRKLQEKEAGKLSNRLFYLSIPPNIFVDVVKCASLRASSTSGWTRVIVEKPFGRDSESSGELTRCLKLYLTEDQIFRIDHYLGKELVENLSVLRFSNLVFEPLWSRNFIRSVQLIFSEDFGTEGRGGYFDNYGIIRDIMQNHLLQILALFAMETPVSLDAEDIRNEKVKVLRSMRPLQLDDVAVGQYKGHSKGGKSYPAYIDDPTVPNNSLTPTFAAAALFINNARWDGVPFLMKAGKALHTKRAEIRVQFRHVPGNLYKRNFGTDLDKATNELVLRVQPDEAIYLKINNKVPGLGMRLDRSDLNLLYRARYSREIPDAYERLLLDAVEGERRLFIRSDELDAAWALFTPLLKELEQKKIVPELYPYGSRGPVGAHYLAAKHNVRWGDLSGEAS
- the LOC108982085 gene encoding glucose-6-phosphate 1-dehydrogenase, chloroplastic isoform X1 is translated as MATQFSYCSSSSTTFTPSSFKNETHLFSRFHILPRKSHSCTWISLIRPRIRPRKHFQLKSSNGHPLNAVSLQDVGTSGVPLAKNDMEPQGKEESLPFSQSENLGPQLSITVVGASGDLAKKKIFPALFALYYEDWLPENFIVFGYARTKMTDEELRNMISRTLTCRIDQRENCEEKMDRFLKRCFYHSGQYNSEEHFAELNRKLQEKEAGKLSNRLFYLSIPPNIFVDVVKCASLRASSTSGWTRVIVEKPFGRDSESSGELTRCLKLYLTEDQIFRIDHYLGKELVENLSVLRFSNLVFEPLWSRNFIRSVQLIFSEDFGTEGRGGYFDNYGIIRDIMQNHLLQILALFAMETPVSLDAEDIRNEKVKVLRSMRPLQLDDVAVGQYKGHSKGGKSYPAYIDDPTVPNNSLTPTFAAAALFINNARWDGVPFLMKAGKALHTKRAEIRVQFRHVPGNLYKRNFGTDLDKATNELVLRVQPDEAIYLKINNKVPGLGMRLDRSDLNLLYRARYSREIPDAYERLLLDAVEGERRLFIRSDELDAAWALFTPLLKELEQKKIVPELYPYGSRGPVGAHYLAAKHNVRWGDLSGEAS
- the LOC108982085 gene encoding glucose-6-phosphate 1-dehydrogenase, chloroplastic isoform X2 — encoded protein: MATQFSYCSSSSTTFTPSSFKNETHLFSRFHILPRKSHSCTWISLIRPRIRPRKHFQLKSSNGHPLNAVSLQDGTSGVPLAKNDMEPQGKEESLPFSQSENLGPQLSITVVGASGDLAKKKIFPALFALYYEDWLPENFIVFGYARTKMTDEELRNMISRTLTCRIDQRENCEEKMDRFLKRCFYHSGQYNSEEHFAELNRKLQEKEAGKLSNRLFYLSIPPNIFVDVVKCASLRASSTSGWTRVIVEKPFGRDSESSGELTRCLKLYLTEDQIFRIDHYLGKELVENLSVLRFSNLVFEPLWSRNFIRSVQLIFSEDFGTEGRGGYFDNYGIIRDIMQNHLLQILALFAMETPVSLDAEDIRNEKVKVLRSMRPLQLDDVAVGQYKGHSKGGKSYPAYIDDPTVPNNSLTPTFAAAALFINNARWDGVPFLMKAGKALHTKRAEIRVQFRHVPGNLYKRNFGTDLDKATNELVLRVQPDEAIYLKINNKVPGLGMRLDRSDLNLLYRARYSREIPDAYERLLLDAVEGERRLFIRSDELDAAWALFTPLLKELEQKKIVPELYPYGSRGPVGAHYLAAKHNVRWGDLSGEAS